The region GACGTCTTTCGCCGAACCAGAGGGACTTCTACCTCCTCCTCAGTCTGATATAAGTCGAAGACATTGGGAGCGGCCATATCTGTGTACAAATAAacatatgcaaatgataagataaaggcatataaaaactcttgataaaacaAGAAAGAGGTTACAAattttaatacccgagctacaactactggtcgctatactattgactctattagtcacacactcactatctcgcacaaagaagtctggccctagatttggagtatacgtaaagttgccctccccgtcaaacaagtgacagagaattggcaagctatttaaaagtgaaataactgtaccgttttcatcggaggattcacCCAAGTCCACAATAGAttttgttgccttttgtttccccttgcctcggggtgcagaaggcctttctgtggaaggattgcccgtgggttccTTGATTGTAACCCCTgtcggcctccttcgtggaggggacgcaaggggttgctgctcgggatccccctcggcagtggcatctgcAACCACgagtcctcttgtttcatggcgaagAGCCAGGAGGCcggatagcctcagattttcgtcagtgaccagggacttgacgcttttttcggcgtctgtcatcctggccaatgcggtggacctcaacaccatgtctggtgttagggtcggacgtaaccttgggcctgaaagacaaagtgtactttaagaaaaatgaagggaaattcactgatgaaaagtatcgaccagtaaaaatagcacttacctcctcgagcgaaggccaggttgttggtggTCATGTCCggagtgaggaagtactccttgttgtactgccccacattggatatgtgcgtagtgtcactcaggaatgtccggcttgtctcctggtgacaaagatggaagaagcccgtcccatactgttgagggttggacttaaggtcgaagagataattgacctcatggggggtaggttctggccattttttaagtttgtacaggatatagagtgcggccagcattctatatccattcggagtaatttggaagggggcgacaccaaaatagttggccaccccctgataaaaaggatgtagagggagggtagcccccgcctctatatgatacctaggccaagcactgtatacacctccgggaaggttagccctttggtctgcagcaaGAATTTAGAGAttaacccctgtgagaggatacttcctgaggtagttggcaagcatccgaggagtcacttggctggtcggggagagataccactcgacatcaggaagattttgatgacgagggcgggctctgatttggatattagggttaggagcgggattttctcgaccactggtcgaaggaaccctagcctatgaatcaagctgggcaggagagtttggctatcttcggagtcaggtcttttctttcctaaagatttagaacgggccatttgaggaggtgatggacgaggtctagaagaagatcgtgaaaatgggATTTCAAAAACTCGATCGGACGGTTGTTCtttgccttcgagcagctgggcaagaagattgtcgtcgatgggtcgttcacctccccacaaatctggcattaaagtctgcaaacagaagaatggggaggtgaggatagagaatttttaagacTTTTTGGAATAACGCtcgtcgagtataaaagttaagcttttatacagcagcattctaacaaaagctaaaattttccacacgaacagtttgagaaatggatcaaaaggtgaaagtaaaaagtttttcataaaagctttttcaactccccttagggcgggaaaaacctattttttcggCTGACCTAAAAATCAAACTCTTACTTCggtttacgtcctaaaaagtatgatctcaactatcaaactaactcgtaacttttttcacccacaagacattctactgacaagcatctcaacccagaaatagatgaactcaacaatcaacatacaaaaacatgcattacaaaaatatgaaacataAAGATCCCAAGACTTACCAGAAAAAGGGTCGTGGAGATTGGTGAGAGTTttcggagatcagggaactctcgggctgagtcttgaaaaCGCAGAAGGACGGTCTCcggaagaaaatggaagctctggttttagggtttcttgaaagagtaatggcgtgcgtaaaaagaaaaagagaacttcggagatgttatatataagttttgtctgtggcattaaaagggattaatcatcagcttcccctttttcgaagtatggggaaacgagaTAGTCGTcaaattattactggggaagcgaaaagtcatgattagacaagagtaggttgcttttttcaagaacacacaaaggtttctgacacgtatggcggggtcaccgaatggtcatttcctcaaaagtttatttattgctcgtaataaataaacttggggggcaaatgttatccaaaaaactggcgtagatgacgtggcaggtgattcccggacacgtggctgacacttggaggaactctgctaggatattgaccagaagacaaattataagcagtaagcagccgaagtttacctgcgaccagcttAGTCGCAGGTTCAGCATGcttcatgatgtttctataaagatcttggTAAAACCCGAAATTggctcccacaatctcctgagtatccgattatttagaagagaatatctgtaacagattcatgtaatcccccttgagcctataaatagagaaagatagctcaaggaagggacttttggctttcgaattatttgagactagagtagttctatttgagatattgtattgttcttcagaggttagtgaaactcattgaaccctagttctttgatcactcctttgattctcacatcaataacaatctaagtggacgtaggttattaccagatcctggggccgaaccactataaaatatcgtgttcttattattttcgtcatcacgttcttttcaacgtgttcatccacgtcaagcgtattttgactccgtgtcagttgaccaaaatcagggtcaacacaatACTACCCAGCCTTCCTCCTCTTGCAATACTACCCATACTCATCCTCAATGCCAAATTTGCTTCAAGGTTTATCATATTGCCAATGTTTGGTATCACCATCAGAATATGCAATGTCACCCTCCTCCCCAAACTTCGAAACCATTCACTACTTTCTGTCCCACCAGACTCCAGGCCAAGTCTCAGGACAATTCTCCTCCTCTCCCTCTATTCCAGCCAGTGTGTACTCTGATTCTAGCTGGTACTTGGACTCTGGTGTGTCCCACCATTTTACACCAGACTTAAATGTTCTTGAGGGAGCTTAGCCATTCACTGGATCTGAACAGATGACTATTGTTAATGGTAAGGGTGCTCTAATCTCTCATATTGGTTCTGCTTCATTACCTGCTTAGAACTCTGTTATGAAGTTGTCTCGAGTCTATCATTCTCCTACCCTGTCCAAAAATCTTCTTAGTGTGTCACAACTTTGTACTgataatcatgcattttttgagTTTTACCCACACTGTTATTATGTGAAAAACCAGGTCAACAACCAAATCCTTCTCACGGGTCATCTTGAAAATGGAATTTAAAAAGTGTCCAGTCTTGTTCCACACTCCAAGTCTACTCCATTTCAACTTCATTATACTTCTACATTGGATCCGGATCTATGGCATTCTTGTTTGGGTCACCCAGCTAAAGATATTACATGTAGTGTGTTGTCTAAATGTATTTTTTCTATTTCACAGCAATCTAAATTTTCCTTTTGTAAAGTTTGTCAGCAAACTAAATCACATAAACTGCCCTTTTCTCCATTTGTATCTCGGGCTTCCAAGCCTTTTGAACTAATTAATAGTGACATGTGGAGACCTTCCCCTATGTGTTCCATTACTGGTGTTCGTTACTGTAGGAAAAATCTTATGTTTTCTGTGGTCAAGATTCTTATAATTTAATCAACAATGACAAAAACAATTGCAATAACTAATATATTAGATTAGTTATAAGGAAAGGTTAGTAATCAAAAGTTAAATGCAAAAAAATATAAGGAAGAACACCCATAAATTTTATACAGGTTCGAACCAGATCAATATGCCCTACATCCTGTGTTATCCACAATCATCATCATCAATTGATGCAAACTCTTAATACAATTACAGTTGAGAATAAGCACTTCCAGGACTCCCAAGaacctttctctctctaaggTTCTAATCTCAAACACTTTCTAACAGTTGTGTTTTTCTCTCAATCCTCACAACACACACGCTCAAattctctttctctcaatacaaCTTATCTCCTCTCTCTTAAAAAATGAAAGACAACAATATATATAGGCTGCCAAGTTAGTTGACAGCTAATACAGTTAGGTTAGTTAGGAGTTGTAGGAAAGATCTCCACAGTTACTTTATCTTGTTtattgacctggttgtatctactTTCATCTAAGGATGAGGCCTTTCATGCCTTCCTTACATTTCACAAGATTCTCACTACTTAGTTTAAATGCCTTTCAAAAGAGTTTGTTGCCTATTTAATTAATAGGCTCCCTACCCGAGTCCACAATCTTACCAGCCAATACTTTGTATTACATAACAAGCGGCCCCAATACACTCATCTTCACGTGTTTGGGTGTGAATGCTTCCCATTTCTTAGGCCATATAATGCCCACAAACTTGAGTTTCGCTCTCAATCTTGTGTTTTTCTAGGCTATAGCAGCCAACATAAGGGGTATCTCTGTTTGCAACTTGCCACAAGTCGTCCTTATGTCACTCGACATGTTATTTTTAATGAACAAAATTTTCCCTTTCTTGAGGCTTTTGTTTCTCCTCCCCCTTAAACAACCCCATATTGTCATTCAATCGCTTCTGTTGGTTCCCCCACCCCCACCCTCCTCGTCCTCACCACCATCAATGTCACCTCTTCCCATGTGTCTATCCCAAACACTCCCATCACTCCAGATCTTCCTCCTTCACCTCCACATGTTTCCCCTCAATGTCCTGACTCGAGATTACCACGTAATGAGCACCCAATGGTCACTCACGCCAAATCAGGCATTTTTAAGCCCCGCATTTTTTCAAGTACACTGGCAACTATTCCAGTTGAACCCTCCTGCTTCTTTAAAGTAGTAAAACACCCTAAATGGCATGATGCTATGTACCAGGAAATGACTGCCTTACATTCCCAAGATACATGGACACTTGTTCCTCCTCTTGCTCATGCCAAAATTGTTGGTTATAAGTGGGTGTATCAGATCAAACTACATCCTGATGGTATTGTGGCTCGCTACAAATCTCGCCTTGTCGCCAAAGGCTATCATCAGACCCATGGCTTAGACTTTCATGAGATGTTTAGCTCTGTAATCAAGCCCACTACCATTCGTTTGATCCTTAACATTTTTGTTTCTCGTCATTGGGCCATCAAACAGTTGATGTCCAAAATGCCTTTCTCCATGGCGATCTTGCTGAAACAGTATACATGAGCCAACGACAGGGATTTCTTGATCCAGCTCAACCCCACCATGTCTGCCATTTACAAAATTCGTTATATGGTCTTCGACAATCTCCCCGTGCATGGTTTATAAAACTTAGTACTGCTTTATGTCAGTGGGGCTTTCATTATTCCAAAGTCGATACTTCTATGTTCTTTTACATCTCTGGCTCAGTCATGATCATTGTCCTGGTGCATGTCGATGATATCACGTCATAGGTTCTTGGTTTACTACCATTGACTTGTTGCTAACTTACTTAAAGACATAGTTTTCCATTAAGGATCTTGGCTCCTTACATTTTTTTTCTTGGCCTAGAGGTCCATCGTTCTGCTAAAGGGCTTCATTAAAGTCGAACTAAGTATTTTCAGGATCTTCTTACTAAGATGAGCATGCTCGATTCCAAGCCACTTTCGACAATCTCCCCGAGCATGGTTTATAACTTAGTATTGCTTTATGTCAGTGGGGCTTTCATTATTCCAAAGTCGATACTTCTATGTTCTTTTACATCTCTGGCTCAGTCATGATCATTGTCctggtgtatgttgatgatatcacGTCATAGGTTCTTGGTTTACTACCATTGACTTGTTGCTGACTTACTTAAAGACATAGTTTTCCATTAAGGATCTTGGCTCCTTACATTTTTTTTCTTGGCCTAGAGGTCCATCGTTCTGCTAAAGGGCTTCGTTAAAGTCGAACTAAGTACTTTCAGGATCTTCTTACTAAGATGAGCATGCTCGATTCCAAGCCACTTTTGACACCCATGGCTTTAGGCTCCCTTTCTGTTCATGATGGCACCCCATTATCTTCTGCCATTGAATATTGCAGCATCGTCGATGCCTTACAATATTGCACTCTTACTAGGCCAGATTTGGTGTTTTTTGTGAACAAACTGTGTCAATTCATGCATTGTCCCACTGACATACATATGCAGGCAGCTAAATGAGTCCTTCACTATATTAAGGGGACTGGCCACCTTGGTTTATTCTTGCAGCCCGATTCTGAACACACACTTCATGTGTATACAAATGCTGATTGGGCATCTTGCCCGGACGATCGAGGGAGCACCACTGTGTGTTGCCTCTTTCTTGGCCACAATCTCAGTTCATGGTCCTCCTCTAAACAAAAGTGGCCTCTCGTTCAAGTACCGAATCCTAGTAAATGCCATGGCCAATGGAGCTGCTGAAGCATCTTGGATTTAATCTATGTTGACAAAACTCTGCTTGCCTTTGCATCAGCCTCCAACACTCTATTGTGATAACACGGGCACTCTCCATCTCGCCTCTAACCCGTTCTTCATGCTCGCACAAAGCATGTTGAACTTGACTATCATTTTATTCGTGAATGGGTCTTGCACAAGTTTCTGCTTCTTGCCTTTACATCCTCTGCTGATCAACTCACGAATTGTTTAATTAAACCACTTGTCACTCATCAGTTTCAGGAGCTTCGAACCAAACTCATTGTGCTTCCACGCCCAATGAGTATGCGTGGGATGTTAAACCAAATGATTGTGTATTAATTATAGCTAAGAATTTGTTTTAGTATGTATCGCTGCATCATTCTACTATCCGTGTATAGACACGTGTTATGTGTGGTCCCTTTGTCCTTGGCTATATAAAGCTCATATACGTAACTTTTCCATTCGGAGGAATACAACAAATACTTTCActctattaattttattacaagtttgtattttgataaaacacaaaGTACCAAATGCATATTTACCCTTAAATAAATTTACAACACACCAAAAAGCCTTTCCAAGACATTGAGTTCATCGTATTAGTCCAAGCAATATGTTTTATTGTATATTATATAACACTGAATATTATGTTTATCTATCCACAAATGACAAGATATCTTACCTCATGACTAACAAACTCTAAGAAATACACACTAAACCAACCAGCACTAAAAGAAATACACACTAAACCAACAAGcactaaaagaaaaagaagaaaaaaaatgcatATTACGTGGAAAATAAAAGAGTAAATTTGCTTGCTCATCTCGTGTTTCTTATTCATCCCAGCAATATGAGTTTGAATTGAAAAGTGAATATGCCTTCACCAAATATAATGGTTCTGTAACCGATTAAAAAACAATGAGATCCAATTTCTTTTCTTCTGAACGCAAGCCATTTGAGTTCAAAATATGGCCAACTAATAACCACAAATGGAATAGATATTCAGCCAGCGGGCAGTATATGCCTTTTTCTCTATACAGACAGACAACACAAGTACTCCAACATTGTTAGGGCCGATCCTAACAACACATCCAATAATTGCACACGTATGTTATATGAACAATTGCATCAGGGTAATAAGCATATCAAGCATTCGAAATTTCTAACAAATGTTATCAACGAAGATCAATGACATCAAAATTTAGATTGGGGTTCATGTAAATATCTGTACAGGTCTTGTAAAGAGGCCCACCATCTGCAGGCAGGTTATGCGGATGAAAACCACGTTGCTGGCAGTGTCTTATGACAGACATGCCACCAGGAGTTGTCAACCGGAAGATACCATGATTTCTGTACAAGTAAAAACAAGAATGAAATTAATGAGTACAAACATTGAGCAAAGAATGGAACCGCAGTCAAAACCAAAGCATCTAACAAAGTAGCAATGCTTTGAGCTGATCTTTCATACCTCGTAGAATCTCTGGGTGCCATGACAATTGCAACTGATTCTGGCAACATTATCTACACAGGGAAAGGTGCTTGCATgactaaaaaaaattaaggaaTATAGAATTATTGCACACACAATTAATCTTTCATAGATTGGCAACAGTACATTCGTTTCGTAAATCTTCTCTAGAAACATGAAAGGTGCATACCTGATATGAGTAGTGGGTATGAAGATCAATCGATGACATGAAACAAGACTGTGTAGGATGAGTCTGAAAAATGAGAAATAATTGATTAGGACAAGGGTACATGATGCAAGAGCATCTGAAATTATTATAAGGTACTCACATGAATCCACCCAAGGGGGAAAAGTGATCGCTTATCCTGAACCTCAAATATTTCCTCCTCATTTGTCGTCTGACACTGATCATAATACAGTTTAATGCAAGTCATATTTATTGGTTgagtaaaaaaacaaaaacattaaatGGTCTCTGCAGAAAATACTAAGAAATTTCCATACAGAATCTGATGTTGATTCCTGTTTCGGAATGATGAGAGCTGTAACAtaaaattttctgtttttctgCAAAAAGAAACTTGATATATTAGATATAGAATTAAGGATGTCAAGAATATAAACTGTAAGCAAAAGCTTATATAATCATTGCACAAATTTAAACAATATGAAGCCAAAATTGACTCCAAAGTAATTATAAGCAAAAGTTTTGAGCACTTACAAGTGAACCAGCTAGGACACCACAAGTTTCCAAGTTTCTATCAGTATTTGACCTAGCAAGCTTCATAAAGTTCTCCATCATCGTTGTCGACTGCAAAAGAGTAAAGGTATCATAGTCACACACATACCACTACTTGTAGCATCAGCTTTCtattaattatagaattatacTTATACCACTATATGCAACAACAGCCCAACAAAGATCACGGAAATTTAAAAAGATACTTCAGAATCTCACAATGTGTAATTGTAGGGGTGTTTCAGCCCGAACTAATTCATCTGCCATAAGTGAATCTACTCCACAGTCTACTTCAGAAACTTGAGGTGAGACAGCAGGAATCAAATCTTGTACTTCAGCAAgtacaggtggtggagaaggctgCCTGATAATTTCTACATGAGCAGGAGCTTCTGGTGTTTCAAATGAAATTAGGGAATCCTCATCTTGACTCGTCTGATTAACATCACTACTCTGTGTTTGAAATAACCCCACAAGTAGTTTTTCATGTTCTGATTGGTTATTGCTTTTGTTAACTGTGGGTTCCTGTTCTACAGGTTGTTGGCTGGTCTCCCAGGAATTAGAAAGGTAAATCAAAATAATTGAATCAACATGAAATCATGGAAACAAAACTACTTTGTATGTTTTCTTGGCTtagattgatttaattattttatttatttatattttttaaaaaaaagaaaagtatTCGTGTTGTTTTAAATAAACTAGCTTGAGTTCCATAATGAAAGAAGATATTGGAAAGAATTTTAGTATCAAACCTTGGGATTTCAACAGGACTCAGGCCTATAATGCTTGGATACCGGATCTACATTCATAGAGCAAAAGTCAACTTAAATTCTGCATCAAACTAAAAGGTATAGTCAAATACCATCATACCCCTTTGTCAGTTATAGGAGGTTGCCACTGCCCATTAAGCCCATTCGGTCCCAAAATAGAATGTCTCGAGAGTGTTTCATCTGTTGGACGTGGTCTAAGAGATCTACAAGTGACAAAGTAAAGATGTCATTCATGTATATGACTCCGATCATTTGGTAAGTCTAACAGGATGCATCATTAAAAGTAAACTTCAGCCTAGAAGGCGAAGCAAGATATATAAACAGAAGAAAAGATCAACACAATATTCTTCCCAGGCAATGATTTTTCCACAAACTGCCTGGACTCTCAAACCACCTTCTTCAATCTTCCATGATGAAACATTCACACTACAGTGCTTGAGATTCTAGCTCAAAGCATGTTTTATTATATCAGTACAAAGTACAATATTTGTATTGTCCATCAAATGTAATTGGAGCACCTCAAATTTATCACCATAGTAGCAAAAATCAAGAAAATGCATGAATATTGTTGGCTTAAGCATTCAAGCCTACAGATTTAAAGAAAACGCCAAAAGAAAGATCAAAAGCATACAATTTCCGAAACCGTTCTTCAACAGAATTAGGATGAGAAAACTGCAGAGGTCTTGAATTACGATGTACGGGGTCTTGGACAGTTGTTCTTGCTAACTGTAAGATTAATTATAGTGTCAGGAAGCAGAATTTACTCCAAACCATAGAGTAAGGCTACAGCTCTAGACGCAGGCCACTACAGAGAACCCTTTTGACTGCCATTTGCATTTGATGAAGCAAAACAAGCAAATTGAATGACCAAAACACTTTCAACTAAATGATTATAGCACAAGCAGTACCTTAGTTACATCATCTGCTGTCAAAGTTTGCTTTTTGACAGAAGGCCACTCTACTGAACCCTTTTGATTACGATGGGTCCACCCATTGGTTTGATATGCATACTTTCTGTTCAGTTCATTGATCTTCTCTTGCACTGCTGGCTTTAAATCCTCCAGCTCACTCAAAGCATTCAATAAATTCTACAAGAAACTAGAATCAACTGACATACCTAAAAGTTTTACAAAATTTCCTTTCCATAAACTAACTATGAGTATATTACCTTTCTCAAGTAATCTCTTTTGCTTTTACCAGATGCATTATAATCTCGATGGCATGGTATTGTTTCAGAGACCAAGCTAAAACACAAGAAATGCAAATAATGTAACGTTTAGTAAAGGAAAAAGGACATTAGTCTAAGTTCTCCCTACTCCACACCTAGCCAGTTGCCCATGTGATTGACTGGCTGTCGCAAAATAAAAGAGGGACTAATGACAATTGATTGACATTCCCTACCTTGAGAACCTTAGAAGCATAACGTACAGATCAATGATATTCTTTTCTTGTCGAAAGATGTTGGCCTGCAATATACAACCTTATTAGGAACAAACAGTCATACATAATATATAGTGAAAATGTGTATTCAGAAACAAAAAATGCACATCATAAATTAGTTAATACATGCATGCCCTGTTGTGTCATT is a window of Humulus lupulus chromosome 4, drHumLupu1.1, whole genome shotgun sequence DNA encoding:
- the LOC133830947 gene encoding AMSH-like ubiquitin thioesterase 1 isoform X2: MRSSSDVINIAASAQKIDVDNRISLRYYNRIADNILRQANIFRQEKNIIDLYVMLLRFSSLVSETIPCHRDYNASGKSKRDYLRKNLLNALSELEDLKPAVQEKINELNRKYAYQTNGWTHRNQKGSVEWPSVKKQTLTADDVTKLARTTVQDPVHRNSRPLQFSHPNSVEERFRKLSLRPRPTDETLSRHSILGPNGLNGQWQPPITDKGIRYPSIIGLSPVEIPSQQPVEQEPTVNKSNNQSEHEKLLVGLFQTQSSDVNQTSQDEDSLISFETPEAPAHVEIIRQPSPPPVLAEVQDLIPAVSPQVSEVDCGVDSLMADELVRAETPLQLHISTTMMENFMKLARSNTDRNLETCGVLAGSLKNRKFYVTALIIPKQESTSDSCQTTNEEEIFEVQDKRSLFPLGWIHTHPTQSCFMSSIDLHTHYSYQSCKHLSLCR
- the LOC133830947 gene encoding AMSH-like ubiquitin thioesterase 1 isoform X1, which translates into the protein MRSSSDVINIAASAQKIDVDNRISLRYYNRIADNILRQANIFRQEKNIIDLYVMLLRFSSLVSETIPCHRDYNASGKSKRDYLRKNLLNALSELEDLKPAVQEKINELNRKYAYQTNGWTHRNQKGSVEWPSVKKQTLTADDVTKLARTTVQDPVHRNSRPLQFSHPNSVEERFRKLSLRPRPTDETLSRHSILGPNGLNGQWQPPITDKGIRYPSIIGLSPVEIPSQQPVEQEPTVNKSNNQSEHEKLLVGLFQTQSSDVNQTSQDEDSLISFETPEAPAHVEIIRQPSPPPVLAEVQDLIPAVSPQVSEVDCGVDSLMADELVRAETPLQLHISTTMMENFMKLARSNTDRNLETCGVLAGSLKNRKFYVTALIIPKQESTSDSCQTTNEEEIFEVQDKRSLFPLGWIHTHPTQSCFMSSIDLHTHYSYQIMLPESVAIVMAPRDSTRNHGIFRLTTPGGMSVIRHCQQRGFHPHNLPADGGPLYKTCTDIYMNPNLNFDVIDLR